A single Pyxicephalus adspersus chromosome 8, UCB_Pads_2.0, whole genome shotgun sequence DNA region contains:
- the ANGPTL1 gene encoding angiopoietin-related protein 1, with translation MDSTLWTLGVLLLFLFTAGHCAKSITESHRGTSKRLARSTDYADNDGKRCGYTFMVPQQKITGPICVSTKGPGQNKEQVTRMDLENLKDSLSKQKRDMEMLQVLVDVDGNIVSEVKLLRKESRNMNSRVTQLYMQLLHEIIRKRDNSLEIAQLENKILNVTAEMLRAATRYKELEIKYASLVDLVNNQSALITLLEDQCLRVFSRRDSQGSPPLVQVVPQHIPNSQQYTPGLGGGNEIQRDTGFPRARDSRQPPQAPAPTASPFRIPPVTVINEGPFRDCKHARESGFTSSGIYLIKPSNANNHMQLWCENSLDPGGWAVIQRRIDGSANFFRNWETYKKGFGNIDSEYWLGLENIYQLTNQDNYKLLIELEDWNNKKVYAEYSSFRLEPESDFYRLRLGTYQGNAGDSMVWHNGKQFTTLDRDRDVYSGNCAHFHKGGWWYNACAHANLNGVWYRGGVYRSKHQDGIYWAEYRGGSYSLKKVQMLVRPID, from the exons ATGGACAGCACCTTGTGGACATTAGGGGTATTACTACTATTTCTGTTTACCGCAGGACACTGTGCAAAAAGCATAACAGAGAGCCATAGAGGAACTTCAAAAAGACTTGCACGATCTACAGACTATGCAGATAATGATGGAAAAAGATGCGGCTACACATTCATGGTACCCCAGCAAAAAATCACTGGGCCAATATGCGTCAGTACCAAAGGTCCTGGGCAAAATAAAGAGCAGGTGACTAGGATGGACTTGGAAAACCTTAAAGACTCCCTTTCCAAGCAGAAGCGAGATATGGAGATGCTACAAGTTCTAGTGGATGTTGATGGGAACATTGTTAGTGAGGTAAAGCTGCTGAGAAAAGAGAGCCGTAACATGAACTCCCGGGTGACACAGCTTTATATGCAGCTCCTACATGAGATTATCCGCAAAAGAGATAATTCCCTTGAAATTGCTCAGCTGGAAAACAAGATCCTCAATGTAACTGCTGAAATGCTGCGAGCAGCTACACGATACAAAGAGCTGGAAATAAAATATGCCTCCCTCGTTGATCTGGTCAACAACCAGTCAGCATTAATAACACTTTTGGAAGACCAGTGCCTGAGGGTCTTCTCCAGGAGAGATAGCCAGGGGTCACCACCTTTAGTACAGGTAGTGCCACAGCACATTCCAAACAGTCAACAGTACACCCCTGGACTAGGTGGTGGAAATGAAATCCAAAGGGACACTGGATTCCCCAGGGCCAGGGACAGCCGACAGCCACCGCAAGCTCCAGCACCAACAGCGAGTCCATTTCGCATACCTCCAGTAACCGTAATCAATGAAG GCCCGTTCAGAGACTGTAAGCACGCCAGAGAATCAGGATTTACCAGCAGTGGTATTTACTTGATAAAGCCCTCAAATGCCAATAATCACATGCAGCTATGGTGTGAGAACAGTTTGGATCCTGGAGGCTGGGCAGTGATACAGAGAAGAATTGATGGATCTGCTAACTTCTTTAGAAACTGGGAGACATACAAG AAAGGCTTTGGAAACATTGATTCAGAGTATTGGCTGGGACTAGAGAACATCTATCAACTGACAAACCAAGATAACTATAAACTGCTGATTGAACTGGAAGACTGGAATAATAAGAAGGTCTACGCTGAATACAGCAGCTTTCGTCTAGAGCCAGAGTCTGATTTCTACAGGCTGCGATTGGGCACATATCAGGGGAATGCTGGAGACTCCATGGtttggcacaatggcaagcagtTTACAACATTGGACAGAGACAGGGATGTGTATTCAG GAAACTGTGCTCACTTCCATAAAGGAGGATGGTGGTACAATGCTTGTGCACATGCTAATCTAAATGGTGTTTGGTACAGAGGAGGAGTATACCGTAGTAAGCATCAAGATGGCATCTATTGGGCAGAATATCGCGGAGGTTCCTATTCACTCAAAAAGGTCCAAATGTTGGTAAGACCAATAGATTGA